In Fibrobacter sp., a single window of DNA contains:
- the hisE gene encoding phosphoribosyl-ATP diphosphatase — protein MTFEEIYALVCERKRTMPEGKSTTELFKKGAHGIGKKLVEEAGESWMAARYETRDDQALELSQVLYYVACMMAEKGLTLEEVYAKL, from the coding sequence ATGACATTTGAAGAAATCTACGCGCTGGTTTGCGAACGCAAGAGAACCATGCCCGAAGGCAAGAGCACCACTGAACTTTTCAAGAAGGGTGCACACGGCATCGGCAAGAAGCTGGTTGAAGAAGCCGGCGAAAGCTGGATGGCCGCTCGTTACGAAACTCGCGACGACCAGGCTCTGGAACTGTCCCAGGTGCTCTACTATGTTGCCTGCATGATGGCAGAAAAAGGTCTCACCCTCGAAGAAGTGTACGCTAAACTATGA
- a CDS encoding phosphatase PAP2 family protein, whose translation MRHILPALIILALATFANGQEDSTAVLDSTTKNSVATISSTEKELSPFDHLGHNMLWSAFGWPLAFHAVGGGATYLLSTNDIDLSVAKFAARQSGLAFNIAFTPGMMMGTFFPILVPGYMYFFSKNKTLNNTGAVAAQATAVAFLYNNILKAISGRAHPNAEENSKALSQDFKWGFFRRGVFYGWPSGHSMTNAALAMSIASYHQDNPWVIAGCSLFAGYVATSMVLGAKGEAHWFSDAVAGVLMGASIGWYIGNSFYKEKSSRKGAHGSSSSSLQFVIAPLFYDEYKGAAISMLF comes from the coding sequence ATGCGACACATCCTCCCCGCACTCATCATTTTAGCTTTAGCGACTTTTGCAAACGGGCAAGAGGATTCCACTGCCGTCTTAGATAGTACAACCAAAAACTCTGTTGCAACAATATCCAGCACCGAAAAAGAACTTTCACCTTTCGACCATCTTGGACATAATATGTTGTGGAGTGCATTCGGCTGGCCTTTGGCGTTTCACGCTGTTGGTGGTGGCGCTACCTATTTACTGTCAACAAATGACATAGACTTGAGTGTTGCAAAATTTGCAGCAAGGCAATCTGGGCTTGCTTTTAACATAGCGTTTACCCCGGGCATGATGATGGGGACATTTTTCCCCATTCTCGTTCCTGGATACATGTACTTCTTCAGCAAAAATAAAACATTGAACAACACCGGAGCAGTAGCGGCCCAGGCTACCGCAGTCGCCTTCCTTTACAACAATATTTTGAAAGCGATTTCAGGCAGAGCCCATCCCAACGCCGAGGAAAATTCCAAGGCTCTTTCACAAGATTTTAAGTGGGGATTTTTCAGGCGAGGTGTTTTTTACGGCTGGCCCTCAGGACACTCCATGACAAATGCCGCCCTCGCCATGAGCATTGCCAGCTATCATCAGGACAATCCCTGGGTTATTGCAGGTTGCAGCCTTTTCGCAGGCTACGTCGCAACAAGCATGGTTCTCGGCGCCAAGGGAGAAGCACACTGGTTCTCCGACGCCGTGGCAGGGGTTCTTATGGGAGCATCCATCGGCTGGTACATCGGCAACAGTTTCTACAAGGAAAAATCCTCAAGAAAAGGCGCCCACGGCAGTTCTTCAAGTAGCCTTCAATTCGTCATTGCACCCTTATTTTATGACGAATACAAAGGCGCCGCAATATCCATGCTATTCTAA